The Eleginops maclovinus isolate JMC-PN-2008 ecotype Puerto Natales chromosome 6, JC_Emac_rtc_rv5, whole genome shotgun sequence DNA segment TCGCCTCGGTAAGTCGCTCCTCATCCAGTACAGTAGTGGAGGGGTGGAGGGActccctttgtttctgtttatcacCTTAGCACGGCACAGCGAAACTATATGAATTCAAGCTTCTCTTGACtgttaaaacataaacatttttaatacataaaaaataattcgGTTTTTATTCACTTTGTTGTGGCATACTTTACCATTACTTTTTATGACAGACTGTAGTATAAGTATTTTTCATGGCCTTTTTCTCTCGTTGTTGACATACATGAACATGACTGCTTTATGTCATACTGTATTGTGATTTTTAATAACAAATTACGACATACTATGTAATGATTTTATATCACTACTAAATGTATCTTTACCTTTATCACTGTTGTAGCCGGTTCACTCGAGGGAGTTCACTATGAAAGAgggtatttttaaatatgatttaaaaggtataaaacataattattacTGCATATTCCCTGTTCTTTCCTTTCCAAGGTGGAACAATTCTGGCGTTTTTATAGTCACATGATCCGGCCAGGCGACATGACAGGCCATAGTGACTTCCACTTGTTCAAAGAGGGGATTAAACCCATGTGGGAGGTGGGTACCAAATATTGTTtattgtaatacatttaattcatttagaTTTGTCAATGGAAAACCCAGTCTGAAACCATGCCtatgttgtttttcaggatGACGCCAATAAGATGGGTGGGAAGTGGATCATCCGTCTGAGGAAAGGCCTTGCCTCCCGGTGCTGGGAGAACCTGATCCTGGCTATGCTTGGGGAGCAGTTCATGGTTGGAGAGGAGATCTGCGGGGCTGTGGTATCAGTCCGCTTCCAggtaaacagacacacactcctgttgTACCTTATCTCACACCGCCTATTTCAGTATCCTCACCTTgccctctctgcttctcttctcAGGAGGACATCATATCCATCTGGAACAAAACAGCTAGCGACCAGGCGACCACTGCCCGCATCAGAGACACGCTGCGCAGAGTCCTCAACCTGCCTCCCAACACCATCATGGAGTACAAGACTCACACTGACAGCATCAAGTATGTATGTCTAATCGtttaattattttctctctttctatctatctCACAAAAATGTGTGCATGCTCACAAATTGAAAATTTTGTCACATGTTTTTTAAGAATGATTCATTATTGCTGCTTCAAAGAGCCGAATGATATGAAGCAATTTTTTAGGATAGGTGGTTGTGGTAATCTTATTGCAAACATTTGCATGTTgcagcttctcatttgttaacaTTTGCCGCtgttatttgaatatattttggttCCAGAGTGTTGTTGAAAGACGAAACAGAAGGCattctgttttttcatttttctgacattttataaagcTCGAGCAGAATGATATTGCAGCTTGCAGCTTTCTCAAGAAGCGCTCGTACAAACATCTTAACACTTGACACAACGCTTCCTTTTCTTCGGTCTCAAGCTTCCGTGACATAGTTCTGTCACTATATACTTACTTTTTTATGACGTactacattgaaataaaaaaaaaactgacattttttaggacatgtcattttacttttactttatcaTCCAAGACAACGTTTGCCCGGGGCTTCTGAGTCACTAAATCTGCCCCTGAAAAGCACACCCAAGTAGAGCATGGATTGTAACGTTAGTATTTCCAACATACATGTAACGCTAGCAGGCTATATGCGGCATCCAGCAGCAAAAGGAAGTGCAGTCGATGAGCAGCCTTTAAAGGCCTGCTGCGGACAACATGCTCCAATCAGTTTTGCGAGCTATGTGGTCCCACCCCATTCCTGCACAGATTCTAATTCACTCAGGTTTTTCTTAGTTATTGAAAATGTCACTTGTCTAAATTGGCCCAACTTTGACAACGCAAATACTTTGATCCCCAGCAATATAGTCACCAATTATGAAGTAAGTTATGAAGTAGATCTAATGAAATGTTCTCGAGGTCATGCGAGATTCCTTTCTAATAGTTGAATAAACAATTATTTAGAAAGTGATCAACATTACAGTAGATAATATCCATAAATAGTTTTTAGCAGCTCCAAGTACAGTTATTACCAACATCCAGAGCTataataacatttgtaaatcattttgttttattatttgttgttgtacatGTCATAGAAGAAAGACAATTAAAACACCACCTTGTATGCTAAACTGTCATGTGTCATATTTCAAATTGATGCAGAGGTTCTGAATATCTGAACGTGgtgtttattttgaatgatGATGTGCTGCATCCTTTGTTCACAGAGCATGGGAAGACTTCCATGGACTGGTGAATCCTAGTGGCGGACGTTAGCCCCTCACACAGACCACCTCTGCGAGAGTAGGAAATGTTGCTACATTATTTCAAAGTGAAAGGACTAGTTTCTGTCCGATGTGCTTGTGCTAATGTTTGTCTCTGTTTGCTGTGCGtaggtgtgtgtatatgtgacATGCCGGGGGATGACGAGTCCTGGGAAGGATACCTCTATGTGGATTGGGACTGTGTAACATGAAGACAGAGGAAAAGTCAGAAACAGAGGCAGGAAGACCATTCCTACTTTGCGTCAAATTGGAAATGAACCGAAATGCCTGTCACACTGAACCGTGCCGAAGAGGGAAATATGCGTTATATTTAATCAACCAGAGAAGACTGCTCAATTCCTcaattttatttgattttattttttgtgcaaGTTGTAACATCTGTTTACTTGCCACAAGAGGGAGGCCACGGGTGACTGGTGTTCGCTGATCTGGTCATGAGCTGTTAACAAAGTGTACttgacaaaatacaacaaaacaagtcTGTTATAATACTAGATCTGATTTAACTGTTTAACATCACATTTCCATCTGTTTAaaattaatatgttttattgggACTCAAACAGTATTCCAGgtcgttttattttattacagtgCGGTATTTTAACTTCAATTCGTCTGATCATTTCGAACCAGAAAAATACTATTATTGTGTACGATATATTTGTAAATACAGTCCACTTCAAAGATTGCTTAACTGAATCAGCAACGATTCTTCATCTTTACCTGAAAGTTAATCCCAAAGGATGAGGAGCATCCTGTGTTGGGCAGAAGGTTGTATAACCGGCATCTTAAGAATGGACTGCCAAGCTGCCTAAATCACTGTGCCTGGCCTCGAGCCTGAACCAGTTTTCCCTTCTGTCTGTCACGTCTTCATCCTGCCTTTAAACAATCCAAGGGATGGGTTCTGCTTTAATGTCCTCAACAAAGGTGTACAGGTGTTGAACACTGACCTTCACTCCTTTCCATTTTGtagtataaaaaaatgaaactggGCCCAGGGTCTGTTACAGTTTTTATCAATTCTCGGGAGCATTTTTTTGGAACCATGCCAAGAAAGCGCCTATAGTTTGTTGAAAAACTGTAATGCTGCCAGTGTTTGTGGGTATGATGGTGGGTGCAGGCATGTGTGTCTCAAACGTGAAGAACACATTCGGATGTGCGCCTGATGGAATATAGcaataaatgtcaaatatgcATCTGCTGCTAAATCTGGTTCAGTGTCTTTCTCTTTAATGAAACAGAATTGTTGAAGTTCAGCATTTAACGGGATCATTCTTCCTTGACTGTTTCTTTATAAATACACTTCACTGATGTGGTTTCTTGTACCATCAACTGACCTCTCTGGTGTGTCTCATCAGTTATagcacacactgacactgtaGCAACAATGTCAATTTACCTCTCGATTGATCCTTTTCACTGATCAGCTCATttcaaaaaacatgtaattctgtaggaaaaaaagggaaagcaaATCAGTGAAGGGACACACTCTAAGGGCcttttaaacaacaaacatggTATGTACTAGTAGGGAAATCACAGGtattaacaaaacaattaatgtCTATGTTGTAGTTATTTATGATGGTAGCATTCACAATACCAGAACCCTAAAACTGAATTCAGCTATGTTTAGTTTTGATATTTATGCTTTTATATTAATTTCTTGGAAAAAAGGCCTATTATAACACAACAAAGCAAAGTATGAAGAGTGCAACAGTgataatataaattaatttgcttaCCAATAAGAAAGTGGCTGCAAGCAGCATTAGTTTGGAGTGTGATTCCATACGGAGTGGCACTGGAAGAGTGATAAATTGAAATACAACTTAAAAACGACATTAAGGTTCTCAAACTGTGTGGGGCAAATGAGTATGGGGCATTCTGTATGTGGCTTACACTtcagtaaaataacatttccattcatttctcaaagacattttcataTGTGAACACGGGTATAACTCAGTAATCGCTTGTCATGTTCTTGTTGTCATTCGAGCTCATTCAACTTGGCTTTGTTTTGGAAGTTTTTCAAACCTGCCAATGAGGAAGTGGAAATCCCACTCAACTCACCTTCCAACCCAAAATATTCATGGTCCATGTTATGATCGTCATTGAAGCCAGGCCATTTCTTCCATACCGTGCCCATTTTCTCCCCAATGTTGGAGACAATCTGCAGAAGATTAAAAGCAAAACGAAGTTATGATAAATAAACTTGtagaatatttttatttttgtgttgcttaaatattaatattaataatacctGGAATTGCTGGTTAGAGAAGCATCGGGATGGACAGCAGGAGCCCTGGATACTGATGGTCGATGCTCCTTCTGAATCACACACTTCCAGGAGAGGGGTGAACATGCTCCACCTGAAAACACAGGCACCCAACACACACCAACTCAACCCGTATCCTTACATAATAATCGTGCGATAAGCAACCTAGCAGATACACTGGCCAGTACTTCACACAGTGGCGCGGCATAGCCTTGATGCTTGGTTGATCAAATTTTCAGCTGTCATGGTTCTGCAGCACTAAAACCATTGTTTGCTTGGTATCGGAGGAGTTCAAATTGGGGCAGGCTTTATTCGAGGACAACTGAGAGAATATTTATACCAAGTAAATCTGTGGTCAACGAAACCTCTGCCAGGTCAGTCTTAATTGGGGAAACTTCATCAAGTGTGGCTTCTGGAAAACTCAGGATCCGGCACACACAAAGGCACCTCAGCTAACCCTGGAGTCAAATTCAGGCCAGAGGAAGCAGAAAGTATTTTGGTTTGACTACAGTAGATTGGATGCTGCCATTACTCCCATTAGTCAACATTCCCATTAAGAAGGACGTTGCATTCCTTCCCTCCCATGCAGTCCAGGGCAGCTTTGTCGGCGTGTCTCCAACCAAGCAGCTGTATAGTGCATTAAGTCTCACAGGTTTAGGCTGCACCCCGGCTGGGTGGAACAGTAAAAGCTCTCACTGCTATTTACAGACAGGCTGGGCATCTACGATGGCTCAGGGTGGCCAGAGCCTGGGAGGGACATGGAAAAAAAGCTCACATGTTCAGTCTGAGAATGTAAAGTATAAAGATTGCTGGTACAGTATTCTTATAGTGGATGTCAAAGGGTTAAAGGgtcaattcatttaaataacaaaaaacatgaaagattACATTTCTTTCAACTCCACTGTATTTTGACAACATCACCAATCTCAGATTACTCAAAACCTGGTAAAATTACAACAAAACGATCCCAATTAGTATTAGTATAAGTAGGTAAgtaattgggatttttttccacCATCTTTCATTTGAGCAACTGGACTTTTATCCAAGTCCAGTgtgaaaaacagaaatcaaatgttttagttaaaataataaaacatttaaagaaacattactGCATGAAAGatttaaccaaaaaaaaaaaacccagtgttaaaagaaaattgttattaaattaccaaaagtaaaactactCATTATGTGGGACGTTATATTATTGATACTTACACTTTTGTTCTACAGGTCAAATCTGGAAAGTAACTTGTAAATATAGATTTAATTGAAGACTCTCTAAATTATTTCCGAACACTTATTAGTGTCGGAAGTTTCCCCGGGGCAATAGAAGTACATTTTGACGCTCCTACCTCTGAAACACAGTGCCTATGAGTTGTTTCTGAGGTGTGTAGGCCCTCATCTCCATCAGGCAGCAGCCAAGACAGCAGGCATCCACCCTGAGGggcctttcaaaataaaagacctgcCGGCCTTGACAATCGAACCCCTGCAGGGAACAGGCTCGAGCTGGACCGCAACACTGGAGGCACACACAGGAACTCTCTGACAGATCAAAGACAATACACTGAACACATTATAAATCACACTTTATTCATATGAAATGCAAAGGATGTGCACAGTTGAGATATGTGAAGCTGAACATGGATCAGTACCTTCCACAGCCACAAACAACTGTGACTTGTGGCCTCCTGTGCTGATACTGTAGATCCTCCTGGGAACACATTGTGGACCTACAATGACGACACATTATTCTtctaaacagaaaaacatactcACCGCAAGAATGactttttacacacaaacacacaaaagtaaccccccccccctactcACCTTGCAGCTCTGGTCTGGCAGTGATGTGTATTTGACTGACTGTTTCCAGCACAGACATGAAGTGTGATCCTGCTGCACCTCCAGGCTCCTCCACCCCTGGCACACCTTCTTTCCCTTGTGGCTGCAGGAATCCGTTT contains these protein-coding regions:
- the eif4e2 gene encoding eukaryotic translation initiation factor 4E type 2 isoform X1, with protein sequence MNNKFDALKDDDSGDHDQDQGSPKDSEKEKTEDKDEDQNSSRRKMVVPGAGEHPLQYNYTFWYSRRTPGRPASTQSYEQNIKQIGSFASVEQFWRFYSHMIRPGDMTGHSDFHLFKEGIKPMWEDDANKMGGKWIIRLRKGLASRCWENLILAMLGEQFMVGEEICGAVVSVRFQEDIISIWNKTASDQATTARIRDTLRRVLNLPPNTIMEYKTHTDSIKAWEDFHGLVNPSGGR
- the eif4e2 gene encoding eukaryotic translation initiation factor 4E type 2 isoform X2; the encoded protein is MNNKFDALKDDDSGDHDQDQGSPKDSEKEKTEDKDEDQNSSRRKMVVPGAGEHPLQYNYTFWYSRRTPGRPASTQSYEQNIKQIGSFASVEQFWRFYSHMIRPGDMTGHSDFHLFKEGIKPMWEDDANKMGGKWIIRLRKGLASRCWENLILAMLGEQFMVGEEICGAVVSVRFQEDIISIWNKTASDQATTARIRDTLRRVLNLPPNTIMEYKTHTDSIKYSMGRLPWTGES
- the LOC134866264 gene encoding phospholipid scramblase family member 5 isoform X1 yields the protein MAERGLSNPTKDRSAWLGWKQSQGFYTMSAVTNQPLPFGRLEREKHIQMIFKAFQNRCGPSCECHTHSPGPKHTQTPPDWKSDGQLSCLASGRMMENGFLQPQGKEGVPGVEEPGGAAGSHFMSVLETVSQIHITARPELQGPQCVPRRIYSISTGGHKSQLFVAVEESSCVCLQCCGPARACSLQGFDCQGRQVFYFERPLRVDACCLGCCLMEMRAYTPQKQLIGTVFQRWSMFTPLLEVCDSEGASTISIQGSCCPSRCFSNQQFQIVSNIGEKMGTVWKKWPGFNDDHNMDHEYFGLEVPLRMESHSKLMLLAATFLLNYMFFEMS
- the LOC134866264 gene encoding phospholipid scramblase family member 5 isoform X2 yields the protein MFYTMSAVTNQPLPFGRLEREKHIQMIFKAFQNRCGPSCECHTHSPGPKHTQTPPDWKSDGQLSCLASGRMMENGFLQPQGKEGVPGVEEPGGAAGSHFMSVLETVSQIHITARPELQGPQCVPRRIYSISTGGHKSQLFVAVEESSCVCLQCCGPARACSLQGFDCQGRQVFYFERPLRVDACCLGCCLMEMRAYTPQKQLIGTVFQRWSMFTPLLEVCDSEGASTISIQGSCCPSRCFSNQQFQIVSNIGEKMGTVWKKWPGFNDDHNMDHEYFGLEVPLRMESHSKLMLLAATFLLNYMFFEMS